A DNA window from Thermosynechococcaceae cyanobacterium Okahandja contains the following coding sequences:
- a CDS encoding P-loop NTPase family protein: MVAQLSVPVSEPTALSSYGVEGVVQVVTCPQRHFLTTVMAQALRLAGQGSGVIILQLLKGGIQMGAAHPVQLGQHLTWFRPALARSLGVEAPITPEEAAAVRELWQHVRTIVQQGSYRLLVLDELSLAIQLGLVEEADVLDFLEHRPRTLDVILTGPEMPESLLAIADQITQLRRLI, from the coding sequence ATGGTGGCACAACTCTCGGTTCCGGTGTCTGAGCCTACCGCCCTATCTAGTTATGGCGTTGAGGGGGTGGTGCAGGTGGTGACCTGTCCGCAGCGGCATTTTTTAACTACGGTAATGGCACAAGCCCTGCGGCTGGCGGGTCAAGGGAGTGGTGTGATTATTCTCCAGTTGCTGAAGGGGGGCATCCAAATGGGGGCAGCGCACCCTGTGCAGTTGGGGCAGCACTTAACGTGGTTCCGGCCAGCGTTGGCGCGATCGCTGGGGGTGGAGGCTCCAATCACTCCCGAGGAAGCAGCGGCGGTACGGGAGCTGTGGCAGCACGTGCGAACGATAGTGCAGCAGGGCAGCTATCGGTTGCTGGTTCTAGATGAACTCAGCTTGGCCATTCAACTTGGGCTGGTTGAGGAGGCGGACGTACTGGACTTTTTAGAGCATCGCCCCCGCACCCTCGATGTCATCCTCACAGGGCCGGAGATGCCGGAGTCGCTGTTGGCGATCGCTGACCAAATTACCCAACTGCGCCGCCTCATTTAG
- a CDS encoding sulfate ABC transporter substrate-binding protein yields the protein MVRRQRRWRRLQYGLVLFLAALGLSGIIAACGLQQRLPDGRPAQVNITLSAFAVTKKAHEALIPVFAAKWQQEHQQRVRFRTTYGPSGAQARAVIDGLEADIVHLSLGLDVDRIAQEGLIRRDWASQTANNGIVTTSVCALITRAGNPKNLQTWQDLTRPGVTFVTADPKTSGAARWNFLALWGSVTAVGGTFEQAQQFVTEAFRHVAVLPRDGREATDAFLQQGQGDALINYENEVILAQRMGQAVTYTIPEVNVLIQNPIALVDRYVDKHGTREVAEAYVQFLYTPEAQAIFAQYGFRPVLPAVLADYQEQFPPVPTLFTVANLGGWEAVQEQFFAHGALFDQIQQENRA from the coding sequence ATGGTTAGGAGACAGCGCCGTTGGCGGCGGCTACAGTACGGCTTGGTTTTATTTTTGGCGGCCTTGGGACTAAGCGGCATCATTGCTGCCTGTGGTCTGCAACAGAGGCTCCCGGATGGTCGGCCCGCACAGGTCAATATTACCCTCTCTGCCTTTGCCGTCACGAAAAAAGCGCACGAGGCGCTCATTCCTGTGTTTGCCGCAAAATGGCAGCAAGAACACCAGCAACGGGTGCGCTTCCGCACCACCTATGGTCCGTCGGGTGCTCAAGCCCGTGCCGTTATCGATGGCCTTGAGGCCGATATTGTGCATCTTTCCCTTGGCTTGGATGTGGATCGCATTGCCCAAGAGGGGTTGATTCGCAGAGATTGGGCAAGCCAAACCGCCAACAATGGCATTGTCACCACCTCTGTGTGTGCCCTAATCACCCGTGCGGGCAACCCCAAAAACCTGCAAACATGGCAAGATTTAACCCGGCCGGGGGTCACGTTTGTCACTGCCGACCCCAAAACCTCAGGCGCGGCTCGCTGGAATTTTCTGGCGCTTTGGGGTTCCGTTACCGCAGTGGGCGGTACGTTCGAGCAAGCGCAACAGTTTGTCACCGAAGCCTTTCGCCATGTGGCTGTGCTGCCGCGGGATGGCCGTGAAGCCACCGATGCCTTTTTGCAGCAAGGCCAAGGGGATGCCCTGATTAACTACGAAAATGAAGTCATCTTGGCACAGCGCATGGGGCAGGCGGTCACCTATACCATTCCAGAGGTGAATGTCCTCATTCAAAACCCCATTGCCCTAGTGGATCGCTATGTGGATAAGCACGGCACTCGTGAGGTGGCCGAGGCTTATGTGCAGTTTCTTTATACCCCTGAAGCCCAAGCAATTTTTGCCCAGTATGGGTTCCGTCCGGTACTGCCTGCCGTACTGGCGGACTATCAAGAGCAGTTTCCGCCGGTGCCCACCCTCTTTACGGTGGCGAACCTAGGAGGATGGGAAGCGGTGCAGGAGCAATTTTTTGCCCATGGTGCCCTCTTTGATCAGATTCAGCAAGAAAATAGGGCATAG
- a CDS encoding DUF3386 domain-containing protein: MPTTSALDAQALFRAAYENRYTWDEHFPGFTATVTLVDGDQRYQGRVTVTADYSVEVTGIEDEQVRESLYNQLRDVVVHRKRNSFEAAHGKNTFQVGDTDASGAVEILVSGDAMGSNYKVRDNQIVYVSRVMGRVAFAITHRQALDTGAGYISTNYVAVFRNPATNEVVRQMEFEDTYVPVGNYYLMSQQVVTTHEGGNTSQVTIRFDDLQLLPAA; encoded by the coding sequence ATGCCAACGACATCAGCGCTGGATGCCCAAGCCCTCTTTCGTGCTGCTTATGAAAATCGTTATACATGGGATGAGCACTTTCCGGGGTTTACGGCCACGGTCACCCTCGTGGATGGGGATCAACGCTACCAAGGCCGAGTCACCGTGACGGCTGATTACAGTGTTGAGGTCACCGGTATTGAGGACGAGCAGGTGCGTGAGTCCCTCTACAACCAACTGCGGGATGTGGTTGTCCACCGCAAGCGCAACAGCTTTGAGGCCGCCCACGGCAAAAATACCTTCCAGGTGGGTGACACCGATGCCAGCGGCGCGGTTGAAATTCTCGTCAGTGGCGATGCCATGGGTTCCAACTATAAGGTGCGGGACAACCAGATTGTCTATGTCAGCCGCGTCATGGGGCGGGTGGCCTTTGCCATTACCCACCGTCAAGCGCTAGATACCGGCGCTGGCTATATTTCCACCAACTATGTGGCGGTGTTTCGCAACCCTGCAACCAACGAAGTGGTGCGGCAAATGGAATTTGAAGATACCTACGTACCTGTGGGCAACTATTACCTGATGAGCCAGCAGGTGGTGACCACCCACGAAGGGGGCAACACCAGTCAGGTGACGATCCGCTTTGATGATCTGCAACTGTTACCCGCCGCCTAA
- a CDS encoding efflux RND transporter permease subunit, which produces MISDFFIKRPVFATVCSLLIILVGTIALPTLPIEYYPDVTPPTIQVSSNYAGANAETVETNVTTILETQINGVEGMDYIDSTSDSFGNSNITITFTEGYDEDIAAVDVNNLISSVTSQLPPEVINTGVNVSKSTTQIVVALALYPDEGFDYDSTFISNYASLYVVQPLQRLDGVGQVQIFGQRTYAMRLWLDPNRLASRGLTAQDVVRALSDQNVQVGAGIIGAPPAPEGQQFQISIQAQSRLADAEEFADIIIQRGEDGSVIRVRDVGRTELGAQSYTTNFKFDGRNAVGIGIYQLSGANALDITRAVEEEMAVLAQKFPPGLKWSVGFSTTDAVQESIKEVVITLIIAIILVIAVIFLFLQDWRATIIPSVTIPVSLIGTFAFMKAFDFSINSLTMFGLVLATGLVVDDAIVVVENVTRLMEEEGLDPPEAASRSMQEVTGALIATSLVMMAVFIPVAFFPGVTGRLYQQFALTIVFSIALSTFNAITLSPPLCALLLRRERPAMADFILFRWINRFLDTMRRGYESNLHVVVRLKYWVLGGFVVLLAFTYWLFQIVPGGFVPEEDQGYFVTLVQSPQGVSLEYTSKIVFETADIIAKNPAVDHTFAIGGFSFFGNGSDKGIIFTSLKPWSKRPSLDTLLPEFQKEVGGELGAAVFSANVPTINLGGSGLGGFDMQIMDQQDLGLETLYTSVNELIRQANGTPGLVAVNTPFSINAPQLNVSVDRIRALALGVQIQDIFNAMQIYLGSLYVNQFTIFARSYQVIVQADQQFRANPDDINRIYVRSNENALIPLSNLVTIEQTSAPPIIYHHNLFRSAEITGQNTRALSEGQAMSTMMNLAERILPNGLGYSWTGLSLESTRSGGQAPLIFGLGLVFVFLVLSAQYESYIDPLIIILSVPLAIMGALLAQWLRGLSNDVFCQIGLVMLIGLSSKNAILIVEFANQIRENQGTSIVKSVISAAEERLRPILMTAISFILGIFPLVIATGSGANSRHSLGTSVTGGMIAATFLSFFVVPVIYILIKELVSRFTKDKGEESAPAET; this is translated from the coding sequence ATGATTAGCGATTTTTTTATTAAACGTCCGGTCTTTGCCACCGTGTGTTCCCTACTCATTATTCTTGTGGGAACCATTGCCCTACCCACCCTCCCCATTGAATATTATCCGGACGTGACCCCGCCAACCATTCAGGTCTCTTCCAACTACGCCGGGGCAAACGCCGAAACCGTTGAAACCAACGTCACCACCATTCTCGAAACCCAAATCAACGGCGTGGAGGGCATGGACTACATTGACTCCACCAGTGACAGCTTTGGCAATAGCAACATTACCATTACCTTTACCGAAGGCTACGACGAAGATATTGCTGCCGTTGATGTTAACAACTTGATTTCATCTGTGACCTCGCAACTGCCACCGGAGGTCATTAACACGGGTGTGAACGTTAGTAAGTCAACCACCCAAATTGTGGTAGCCCTAGCGCTTTACCCCGATGAGGGCTTTGACTACGACTCCACCTTTATTAGTAACTATGCCAGCCTTTACGTCGTTCAACCGCTACAGCGCCTAGACGGGGTCGGGCAAGTCCAAATCTTCGGTCAGCGCACCTATGCCATGCGCCTGTGGTTAGATCCAAACCGACTGGCTAGTCGCGGCTTAACCGCCCAAGATGTGGTCAGGGCACTCTCAGATCAAAACGTGCAGGTGGGTGCCGGGATTATTGGTGCTCCTCCTGCCCCTGAAGGACAGCAATTTCAAATTTCCATTCAAGCCCAAAGTCGCCTTGCCGATGCGGAAGAATTTGCCGATATTATTATTCAGCGCGGTGAAGACGGCTCAGTCATTCGGGTGCGGGATGTAGGTCGCACCGAATTAGGTGCCCAAAGCTACACCACTAACTTTAAGTTTGATGGTCGCAATGCCGTTGGGATTGGTATCTATCAACTGAGTGGTGCCAATGCCCTAGATATTACCCGCGCCGTAGAGGAAGAAATGGCCGTTCTGGCGCAGAAGTTTCCCCCCGGATTAAAGTGGAGCGTTGGCTTTAGTACCACCGATGCGGTGCAAGAGTCAATCAAAGAAGTGGTGATCACCCTCATTATTGCCATTATCTTAGTGATTGCCGTGATCTTTCTGTTTTTGCAGGATTGGCGCGCCACAATTATTCCATCGGTGACGATTCCCGTTTCCCTCATCGGCACCTTTGCCTTCATGAAGGCCTTTGATTTTTCAATCAATAGTTTGACCATGTTTGGTCTGGTGCTGGCTACAGGTCTGGTGGTAGATGATGCGATCGTGGTGGTGGAAAACGTGACCCGCCTGATGGAGGAGGAAGGGCTAGATCCACCAGAAGCGGCCAGTCGTTCGATGCAGGAGGTCACCGGTGCCCTGATTGCCACTTCCTTGGTGATGATGGCGGTCTTTATTCCGGTGGCCTTTTTCCCGGGGGTGACCGGGCGACTTTATCAACAGTTTGCCCTCACGATTGTTTTTTCGATTGCCCTTTCTACGTTTAACGCCATTACCCTCTCACCGCCCCTGTGTGCGCTGCTGCTGCGGCGCGAGCGACCAGCCATGGCAGATTTTATCCTGTTCCGTTGGATTAACCGCTTTCTGGACACCATGCGGCGGGGGTACGAGAGCAATCTCCATGTGGTGGTGCGCCTTAAATACTGGGTCTTGGGCGGCTTTGTGGTGTTGCTGGCCTTTACCTACTGGTTGTTTCAAATTGTGCCCGGCGGGTTTGTGCCCGAAGAAGATCAGGGCTACTTTGTAACGTTGGTGCAGTCACCGCAGGGGGTGTCCCTAGAATATACGAGTAAAATTGTCTTCGAGACTGCCGATATTATTGCTAAGAATCCGGCCGTAGATCACACCTTTGCCATTGGCGGCTTTAGCTTCTTTGGCAATGGCTCGGATAAGGGCATTATCTTTACCAGTTTGAAGCCATGGTCCAAACGACCCAGCCTCGACACGCTGTTGCCCGAGTTTCAAAAGGAAGTCGGTGGAGAACTGGGGGCGGCGGTGTTCTCGGCCAATGTGCCCACCATTAACCTTGGCGGCAGTGGCCTTGGCGGCTTTGATATGCAGATTATGGATCAGCAGGATTTGGGGCTAGAGACACTTTATACCTCCGTCAATGAACTCATCCGCCAAGCCAACGGTACTCCCGGTTTGGTTGCTGTCAACACGCCCTTTTCAATTAATGCGCCCCAACTCAATGTGAGTGTCGATCGCATCCGTGCCCTTGCCCTTGGTGTCCAAATCCAAGATATTTTTAATGCGATGCAGATTTACTTAGGATCGTTGTACGTCAACCAGTTCACGATCTTTGCCCGCAGTTATCAAGTTATTGTGCAGGCGGATCAGCAGTTCCGTGCCAACCCGGACGACATTAACCGCATTTATGTCCGCTCTAACGAAAATGCCTTAATTCCCCTGAGTAATCTGGTAACAATTGAGCAGACCTCAGCGCCGCCCATTATCTATCACCACAACTTGTTCCGGTCAGCGGAGATTACGGGTCAAAATACCCGCGCTCTCAGTGAAGGACAAGCCATGAGTACGATGATGAACTTGGCTGAGCGGATACTGCCCAATGGGTTGGGTTATAGCTGGACGGGGTTGTCGTTGGAGTCCACCCGCTCCGGTGGTCAAGCGCCGCTAATTTTTGGGCTGGGTCTGGTGTTTGTGTTTCTGGTGCTCTCGGCTCAGTACGAAAGCTACATTGACCCCCTCATTATTATTCTGTCGGTGCCCTTGGCCATTATGGGGGCGCTGCTGGCTCAGTGGTTGCGCGGGTTGAGCAATGATGTATTCTGCCAAATTGGCCTAGTGATGCTGATTGGGCTATCGAGTAAAAATGCAATTCTAATTGTGGAGTTTGCCAACCAAATTCGCGAGAATCAGGGCACGTCGATTGTGAAGTCGGTGATTAGCGCGGCAGAAGAGCGACTGCGTCCAATTTTGATGACCGCCATCTCATTTATTTTGGGGATCTTTCCCTTGGTCATTGCCACAGGTTCCGGTGCTAATTCCCGCCATTCCTTGGGAACGAGTGTGACGGGCGGCATGATTGCGGCAACATTTTTAAGCTTTTTTGTGGTGCCCGTGATCTACATCTTAATTAAGGAACTGGTGAGTCGTTTTACAAAGGATAAGGGGGAAGAGTCAGCGCCAGCAGAAACATGA
- the cysW gene encoding sulfate ABC transporter permease subunit CysW: MRSVNQRSWVHAGLIAIAIAYLSLILLIPAANVIFQAFRRGVMPFLQNLLEPDFLHALWVTFSLALVVVPLNTVFGLCAAWAIARHRFRGRTLLLSIIDLPFSISPVVAGLMLVLVYGRNGWLGGWLQALDIRVIFAFPGMVLATAFVSLPFVAREVIPVLEEIGTDQDEAAKTLGANDWQTFWRVTLPNIRWGLLYGVLLTNARAMGEFGAVAVVSGNIAGLTQSLPLFIEDAYKNYNTESACAAAIILGLLALVTLIVKELLERKTGIKPVGDR, translated from the coding sequence ATGCGCAGCGTTAATCAACGTTCGTGGGTTCATGCGGGTTTAATTGCGATCGCCATTGCCTACCTCAGCCTGATCCTGCTGATTCCAGCAGCCAATGTGATCTTTCAGGCCTTTCGCCGTGGGGTCATGCCGTTCCTCCAAAACCTGCTGGAGCCAGACTTTCTCCATGCGCTGTGGGTCACGTTTTCGTTAGCGCTGGTGGTGGTGCCTCTGAATACCGTGTTTGGCCTCTGTGCCGCGTGGGCGATCGCCCGCCACCGTTTTCGAGGCCGCACCCTGTTGTTGAGCATCATTGACTTACCGTTTTCCATTTCGCCGGTGGTGGCAGGCTTAATGCTGGTACTGGTCTATGGCCGCAACGGCTGGTTGGGCGGTTGGTTGCAGGCATTAGATATACGGGTGATCTTTGCCTTTCCGGGAATGGTCTTGGCCACCGCCTTTGTCAGCCTTCCCTTTGTGGCACGCGAAGTCATTCCCGTCCTTGAGGAAATTGGCACCGATCAAGATGAAGCCGCCAAAACCTTGGGAGCAAACGACTGGCAAACCTTCTGGCGGGTGACCCTACCCAACATTCGCTGGGGGCTGCTCTACGGCGTGCTGCTGACCAATGCCCGCGCCATGGGAGAGTTTGGAGCCGTGGCAGTGGTCTCCGGCAATATTGCGGGGTTAACCCAAAGCCTGCCCCTGTTTATTGAAGATGCCTACAAAAACTACAACACCGAGTCCGCCTGTGCTGCCGCCATTATTTTGGGGTTACTGGCGCTCGTTACCCTGATCGTTAAAGAACTACTCGAGCGCAAAACAGGCATTAAACCCGTGGGCGATCGCTAA
- a CDS encoding PstS family phosphate ABC transporter substrate-binding protein — MSQGNNNNLLPLLISLIFTIAILAVGGFLVMRLLNAQGGNPLEDLLTSPENTDSVTPSETAATVETFSAVPNVPSGLFNYGGSTTWAPIRRDVDPLIQRVWPDFRLRYVDPATGTPGSGSGIRMLLSQQLAFSQSSRPLNEQEQQKAASQGVRLVEIPVAIDGLAIAVNPNLSLAGLTVQQVVDIYTGKLRNWSQVGGPNLAITAFSRRPEDGGTVEFFISEVLGEQPFGSNVVMVRDTTDGLRRVAATPGGIYYGSAPEIVGQCSVKPLPLGRQPNTFVPPYQPPYVEPQRCPAERNRLNHGAFQDGSYPITRRLFVIVKEDGSPDTQAGRAYAALLLTNQGQAAIEQAGYVRLR; from the coding sequence ATGTCCCAAGGCAATAACAATAATCTGCTACCGTTGCTCATCTCGCTTATTTTTACGATCGCCATTCTGGCGGTCGGTGGCTTTTTGGTCATGCGCTTGCTGAATGCCCAAGGCGGCAACCCCCTCGAAGATCTATTGACATCACCGGAAAATACCGATTCAGTGACTCCGTCAGAAACGGCAGCGACCGTTGAAACGTTTTCTGCTGTGCCCAACGTTCCCAGTGGTTTATTTAATTACGGCGGCAGCACGACTTGGGCACCCATTCGCCGCGATGTCGATCCGCTCATTCAAAGGGTATGGCCTGATTTTCGACTGCGGTACGTGGATCCGGCAACGGGCACGCCCGGATCCGGTAGCGGCATTCGTATGCTCCTGAGCCAGCAACTGGCCTTTTCTCAGTCCTCTCGCCCCTTAAATGAGCAAGAGCAGCAAAAGGCGGCGAGTCAGGGGGTTCGTCTGGTGGAAATTCCGGTAGCAATTGATGGTTTGGCGATCGCGGTTAACCCCAACCTCTCCTTGGCTGGGCTGACGGTACAGCAAGTCGTTGATATTTACACCGGTAAACTCCGCAACTGGAGCCAAGTGGGTGGACCCAATTTAGCGATCACCGCCTTTTCGCGGCGACCGGAGGATGGGGGGACTGTGGAGTTCTTTATCAGTGAGGTGCTGGGGGAGCAGCCCTTTGGCAGCAATGTGGTGATGGTGCGGGACACCACCGATGGGCTGCGCCGTGTTGCGGCAACTCCGGGGGGCATCTACTATGGGTCTGCACCAGAAATTGTGGGTCAGTGCAGTGTAAAACCCCTGCCCCTTGGCCGCCAACCCAACACGTTTGTCCCGCCCTATCAGCCTCCCTACGTGGAACCTCAACGCTGTCCGGCTGAGCGGAATCGTCTGAATCATGGTGCCTTTCAGGATGGCAGCTATCCGATAACGCGGCGACTGTTTGTTATTGTCAAGGAGGATGGCAGCCCCGATACTCAGGCGGGTCGTGCCTATGCCGCACTACTGCTGACGAATCAAGGACAGGCGGCTATTGAACAGGCGGGGTATGTGCGCTTACGCTAG
- a CDS encoding ribonuclease Z: protein MELTFLGTSSGVPTRGRNVSSVALRLPQRKEIWLFDCGEATQHQLLRTPLRTSQIRRIFITHMHGDHIFGLMGLLASCGLAGTVQQIDIYGPPTLDRYIESCLRWSVMRLPYKVQVHTVEPGEVFQDEEFTVTCRLLHHRVPAFGYRVTERDRPGRFHVEKAQALGIPSGPLYGQLKQGGTITLPDGRQFHGRDFCDPPQQGRSFVYCTDTVFCESAVALAHQADVLIHEATFAHQEAELAFRRLHSTSTMAAQVAYLAQVKLLFLTHFSARYAPGNALQVEDLLAEAQAIFANTRLARDFLHYEIPRPGEPTPNPEPVSNTTAVAAKPRKPAAVPSATIAINRATRAQMQQKIGGMDAATATAILERRRQQKFTSLEELQRLYPHVQWQTVNLTF, encoded by the coding sequence ATGGAGTTAACGTTTCTTGGCACCAGTTCTGGGGTGCCAACCCGGGGGCGCAACGTCTCTAGTGTGGCGCTACGCCTGCCCCAACGTAAGGAAATTTGGCTCTTTGACTGCGGTGAAGCGACGCAGCATCAACTGTTGCGCACGCCTCTGCGTACCAGCCAGATTCGCCGCATCTTTATCACCCACATGCACGGCGATCATATCTTTGGCTTGATGGGGTTACTGGCCAGTTGCGGCTTGGCGGGCACCGTACAGCAGATTGATATCTATGGCCCGCCTACGCTGGATCGCTATATCGAGAGCTGTTTGCGCTGGTCGGTGATGCGACTGCCCTACAAGGTACAGGTGCATACCGTTGAGCCGGGCGAGGTTTTCCAAGACGAGGAGTTTACCGTCACTTGTCGGTTACTGCACCATCGGGTACCTGCTTTTGGTTATCGGGTTACGGAGCGCGATCGCCCCGGTCGTTTTCATGTGGAAAAGGCTCAAGCCCTTGGCATTCCCTCCGGCCCCTTGTACGGACAACTGAAACAGGGAGGTACAATTACCCTGCCCGATGGCCGCCAGTTCCATGGCCGTGACTTTTGTGACCCGCCGCAGCAGGGGCGCAGTTTTGTCTATTGCACCGACACGGTATTCTGCGAAAGTGCCGTAGCGCTAGCGCACCAAGCCGATGTGCTCATTCATGAGGCCACGTTTGCCCACCAGGAAGCAGAGTTAGCCTTTCGGCGACTTCACTCCACCTCCACCATGGCGGCACAGGTGGCCTACCTTGCCCAAGTGAAACTGCTTTTTCTCACCCACTTTAGTGCCCGCTACGCCCCCGGCAACGCCCTACAGGTGGAGGATCTCCTCGCAGAAGCCCAAGCCATTTTTGCCAATACCCGTCTCGCACGGGATTTCTTACACTACGAGATTCCGCGTCCGGGTGAGCCAACCCCGAATCCTGAACCCGTTAGCAACACAACCGCGGTGGCTGCCAAACCTCGTAAACCAGCAGCAGTGCCCTCAGCAACCATTGCCATTAACCGCGCCACCCGCGCCCAAATGCAACAGAAGATCGGCGGAATGGATGCCGCGACCGCAACCGCCATCCTAGAGCGCCGCCGCCAGCAAAAATTTACCAGCCTTGAGGAACTCCAACGGCTCTATCCCCACGTGCAGTGGCAGACGGTCAACCTGACGTTTTGA
- a CDS encoding efflux RND transporter periplasmic adaptor subunit: MVQRQIVSSLILGSACLIVTACGKPEAAAPPAARVQLAAVKSENLPQTAVYNASLQSRQSVTMLPQVSGRIVQINVQNGQSVTAGQPLILIDPSEQQAVVASNIASIQSAQANVENARSTLRALEAQRRANLATVEFNRIQAERYTVLFEEGAVSKEQAQSFITSFRTAQADLQQTEADIRAQQATIAQLEKVLLEAQANAQQQAVVLNWFQVRAPFSGVVGNIPPKVGDFVTPQTNLLTLTANQPLEVYIQVPIEQVPRIRLGTPVELIDMAGNVVGTAPVFFIAPNTTNNTQTILVKALYENSQNNLRADQQIQARIIFGQQPGILVPTTAVSNLAGQTFVFVAEKDNDGKMIAKQKPIRVGSIQGNSYQVFQGLQPGEQIVVSGIQRLRDGTPITPES; the protein is encoded by the coding sequence ATGGTACAGCGGCAAATTGTCTCATCACTCATTCTGGGAAGTGCCTGCCTAATTGTTACCGCCTGCGGCAAGCCCGAAGCAGCAGCCCCCCCAGCGGCTCGCGTACAACTAGCCGCAGTAAAATCAGAAAACCTACCCCAGACGGCAGTCTATAACGCCTCCCTACAATCGCGGCAATCGGTCACCATGTTGCCGCAGGTCTCTGGACGCATTGTCCAAATCAACGTCCAAAACGGCCAGAGTGTTACCGCAGGGCAACCCCTGATCCTCATTGACCCTTCCGAGCAGCAGGCCGTAGTGGCCAGTAACATTGCCTCGATTCAATCGGCTCAAGCCAACGTCGAAAATGCCCGCTCCACATTGCGTGCCCTTGAAGCCCAACGTCGCGCCAACCTTGCCACCGTTGAGTTTAACCGCATCCAGGCGGAACGCTACACGGTTCTTTTTGAAGAAGGTGCCGTCTCCAAAGAGCAAGCCCAGTCCTTTATTACCAGCTTTCGCACCGCCCAAGCCGATCTCCAGCAAACCGAAGCCGATATTCGCGCCCAGCAGGCCACCATTGCCCAGTTAGAAAAAGTACTCCTTGAAGCCCAAGCCAACGCTCAACAACAAGCCGTCGTTCTGAATTGGTTTCAGGTGCGTGCCCCCTTTAGTGGCGTGGTTGGTAATATCCCCCCCAAAGTAGGCGACTTCGTAACGCCGCAAACCAATCTGCTCACCCTCACCGCCAACCAGCCCCTTGAAGTGTATATTCAAGTTCCCATTGAGCAAGTGCCGCGAATACGCCTTGGCACCCCCGTTGAACTGATTGACATGGCCGGAAACGTAGTTGGCACCGCCCCTGTGTTTTTCATCGCCCCCAACACCACCAACAATACCCAAACAATTTTGGTGAAAGCCCTTTACGAAAATAGCCAGAACAACCTCCGCGCCGACCAACAAATTCAAGCGCGGATTATTTTTGGTCAACAGCCCGGCATTTTAGTTCCCACCACCGCCGTTTCTAACCTTGCCGGTCAAACCTTTGTCTTTGTGGCCGAAAAAGATAACGATGGCAAAATGATTGCCAAACAAAAACCTATTCGAGTGGGATCCATTCAAGGGAACAGCTACCAAGTGTTTCAAGGCCTTCAGCCCGGTGAGCAAATTGTTGTTTCCGGTATTCAACGCTTGCGCGACGGCACCCCCATTACCCCTGAGTCCTAA
- the cysT gene encoding sulfate ABC transporter permease subunit CysT → MVTPSPVVKINRQGGLWQLPWVWKVTWLYLGVMLFLPLAALFVRAGADGPVRFWQVATRAIALSAYEVTFVTALITASINGIFGTLIAWVLVRYRFPGQRFFDAVVDLPFALPTAVAGLTLATVYSDNGWIGGLLAPLGIKIAFSRWGVAVAMLFISLPFVIRTVQPVLTEMEKDVEEAAWSLGASHWQTFWRVILPPLLPAILTGVALGFSRAVGEFGSIVIISSNTPFRDLIAPVLVFQSLEQYDYEAATIVGTVMLLVSLGMLFLINFLQAWGRRYAQR, encoded by the coding sequence GTGGTAACCCCGTCCCCCGTAGTAAAAATCAATCGGCAAGGTGGTCTGTGGCAACTGCCGTGGGTCTGGAAAGTAACATGGCTGTATTTGGGGGTGATGCTGTTTCTGCCACTGGCGGCGTTATTTGTCCGTGCCGGTGCCGATGGCCCTGTGCGGTTTTGGCAAGTGGCTACGCGGGCGATCGCCCTGTCGGCCTACGAGGTCACCTTTGTTACCGCTCTTATTACTGCCAGCATTAACGGTATCTTTGGCACGTTAATTGCGTGGGTGCTGGTGCGCTACCGCTTCCCGGGCCAGCGCTTTTTTGATGCGGTTGTGGATCTGCCCTTTGCCCTACCAACGGCGGTTGCCGGGCTAACCCTCGCGACGGTCTATAGCGACAACGGCTGGATTGGCGGCCTACTGGCTCCCTTGGGGATTAAAATTGCCTTTAGCCGCTGGGGGGTGGCCGTGGCCATGCTGTTTATTTCGCTGCCTTTTGTGATCCGCACGGTGCAACCGGTGCTCACGGAAATGGAAAAGGATGTGGAGGAGGCGGCTTGGTCATTGGGAGCCAGCCACTGGCAAACCTTTTGGCGTGTGATCCTACCGCCGCTATTGCCTGCCATTCTCACGGGTGTGGCCTTGGGGTTTTCCCGAGCTGTGGGCGAGTTTGGCTCAATTGTCATTATTTCCTCTAATACGCCGTTTCGAGATCTGATTGCGCCGGTGCTGGTGTTTCAAAGCCTTGAGCAGTACGACTACGAAGCAGCCACCATTGTCGGCACCGTCATGCTGCTTGTATCCCTAGGTATGTTGTTCCTCATTAATTTTCTGCAGGCGTGGGGGCGTCGCTATGCGCAGCGTTAA